The proteins below are encoded in one region of Castor canadensis chromosome 6, mCasCan1.hap1v2, whole genome shotgun sequence:
- the LOC109684837 gene encoding killer cell lectin-like receptor 3: MAQIQMSDQEVTYSTLRFLQSSPESQTRLRADATKNRRKSDGKEFSVPWHLITVTLGILCLLLFTTIAVLMIKNKHEQESLENFHQRCHILQENNGLLEQLLTNKSLECDSLKNTKKELGLFAMKKKSCCEKNKTASKSLEYTTCKHCDHWFCLGIKCYYFVLEFKDWKGCKQMCQSHRLSLLKIDDYDELNFLQSQVYPDHYWIGLSYDGGEGKWKWIDKSTSGIDAKVMNMGSDHGECAFLAATRITNISCSKTSYCICEMRINRIVGAQMCKMKKRTGNREK, encoded by the exons ATGGCTCAGATACAG ATGAGTGATCAGGAGGTGACATATTCAACCCTGAGATTTCTTCAGTCTTCTCCAGAGTCACAGACTAGATTAAGGGCTGATGCTACTAAAAATCGTAGAAAATCTGATGGAAAAG AATTTTCAGTGCCTTGGCATCTCATTACAGTGACTCTTGGGATCCTGTGTTTACTTCTGTTCACAACAATAGCAGTGTTGATGATAAAAA ATAAACATGAGCAAGAAAGTCTAGAAAACTTTCATCAAAGGTGTCACATTCTGCAAGAGAACAATGGCTTATTGGAACAACTTTTGACAAATAAGTCTTTAGAATgtgatagcctcaaaaatacaaaaaaggagCTGGGCTTATTCGCTATGAAAAAGAAGAGTTGTTGTGAGAAAAATAAGACTGCTTCAAAATCTCTGGAATATACAACTT GCAAACACTGTGACCACTGGTTCTGTCTTGgaataaaatgttattattttgtcttggaatttaaAGACTGGAAGGGATGTAAGCAGATGTGCCAAAGTCATAGATTATCCCTTTTGAAGATAGATGACTACGATGAACTG aaTTTCCTTCAATCCCAAGTCTATCCAGATCATTACTGGATTGGATTATCATATGATGGAggggaaggaaaatggaaatggatTGACAAAAGCACTTCTGGAAT TGATGCTAAAGTCATGAATATGGGTTCTGACCATGGAGAATGTGCATTTTTAGCTGCAACAAGAATAACAAATATTAGTTGCTCTAAAACAAGCTATTGTATCTGTGAAATGAGAATCAACAGGATAGTAGGTGCTCAAATGTGCAAGatgaagaaaag GACTGGAAATAGAGAGAAATAG